A genomic stretch from Dyella sp. M7H15-1 includes:
- a CDS encoding primosomal protein N': protein MSSVLRVALPIPLPTLFDYLPPAQGEAVVGSRVLVPFGRGKSVGVVVETDVSSDMGNTRLKRVLRVLDDAPLLDAELMQTLAWAADYWLGTPGEAYANALPSLLREDKPLPETREPMWQLTITGLSALDAGNRRGGSRVLLQALSAGPLCATELDMSLPDWRAAARRLGAAGLIERGEQAMSFAPQPSLPAPTLQAEQETAVNVVAEAFGKFQPFLLDGVTGSGKTEVYLALIERALAQDKQTLLLVPEIGLAPQTVRRLRERLGVPVEVLHSNLAEGERARAWLRMRSGESKVVLGTRSAVFTPLPQAGLIIVDEEHDGAYKQQEGFRYHARDLALVRGRALNVPVLLGSATPSLESLANVEASRYQALHLRSRPSAVRPPHVQIIDMRAQRLEHGLSPALLHAVSETVARGEQVLVFRNRRGYAPVWLCHSCGWHAECPRCEHPMTLHAAWRRLICHHCDHQSGIPATCPVCGSNELKPQGQGTERLEEALTAHFPQTPVWRIDRETTRRRDAFEQLLGNLQADASAILVGTQMLAKGHDLPNLTLVAIVGVDEGLLSVDFRAGERLAQLVVQVAGRAGRARKPGRVLLQTHHPDHPLLHSLLSQGYATAAKELLAERRQTGLPPYGHQVLLRCDAHQRAVVDAFLSEARGALPDTGTLQIAGPMPAPMPLRAGRQRGQLWIESSSRRHLHATMRPWAMQLSQLPSARKVRWSLDVDPVDLY, encoded by the coding sequence ATGTCATCCGTCCTTCGCGTCGCCCTGCCCATACCGCTGCCCACCTTGTTCGACTATCTGCCCCCCGCTCAAGGCGAGGCGGTCGTCGGCAGTCGTGTGTTGGTGCCGTTCGGCCGTGGCAAGTCGGTTGGCGTGGTGGTCGAGACCGACGTGTCATCCGACATGGGCAACACGCGACTCAAGCGTGTGCTTCGCGTGCTGGACGATGCACCCTTGCTCGACGCCGAATTGATGCAAACGCTGGCGTGGGCCGCCGACTACTGGCTCGGCACACCCGGCGAAGCTTACGCCAACGCCTTGCCGTCGCTGCTGCGTGAAGACAAACCGCTACCGGAGACGCGCGAGCCGATGTGGCAGTTGACCATTACCGGTCTCAGCGCGCTGGATGCCGGTAACCGGCGCGGTGGTAGTCGCGTGCTGTTGCAAGCGTTGTCGGCAGGGCCACTCTGCGCTACGGAACTGGATATGTCGCTGCCCGACTGGCGAGCCGCGGCACGACGGCTGGGCGCAGCGGGCTTGATCGAACGCGGCGAGCAGGCGATGTCGTTCGCCCCTCAACCGTCCTTGCCAGCGCCAACCTTGCAGGCCGAGCAGGAGACCGCCGTCAACGTGGTGGCCGAAGCCTTCGGAAAGTTTCAACCGTTTCTGCTGGACGGTGTCACCGGCAGTGGCAAGACCGAGGTCTACCTGGCCCTGATCGAGCGCGCGCTGGCCCAGGACAAGCAAACCTTGCTGCTGGTACCGGAAATCGGCCTGGCCCCACAAACCGTACGGCGCCTGCGCGAGCGGCTTGGCGTGCCGGTCGAAGTGCTGCATTCCAATCTGGCCGAAGGCGAGCGCGCCCGCGCCTGGCTGCGCATGCGCTCAGGCGAATCGAAAGTAGTGCTCGGCACGCGCTCGGCCGTGTTCACGCCGCTGCCGCAAGCCGGCCTGATCATCGTCGACGAAGAGCATGACGGCGCCTACAAGCAGCAGGAAGGTTTCCGTTACCACGCCCGCGACCTGGCCCTGGTCCGCGGGCGTGCCTTGAACGTGCCAGTACTGCTCGGTTCAGCGACACCATCACTGGAAAGCCTGGCCAATGTCGAAGCCAGTCGCTATCAAGCGCTGCACTTGCGCTCTCGCCCCAGTGCGGTACGGCCGCCGCACGTGCAGATCATCGACATGCGCGCGCAACGGTTGGAGCACGGTCTCTCCCCTGCGCTGCTGCATGCGGTGAGCGAGACCGTGGCGCGCGGCGAACAAGTATTGGTGTTTCGCAATCGTCGCGGCTACGCGCCGGTATGGCTGTGCCACAGTTGCGGTTGGCATGCCGAATGCCCACGCTGCGAACATCCGATGACACTGCACGCAGCATGGCGGCGATTGATCTGCCATCACTGCGATCATCAATCCGGCATTCCCGCCACCTGCCCTGTTTGCGGCAGTAACGAATTGAAACCGCAGGGCCAAGGCACCGAGCGGCTGGAAGAAGCGCTCACCGCACACTTTCCACAAACACCGGTATGGCGCATTGATCGCGAAACCACCCGGCGCCGCGATGCCTTCGAACAGTTACTCGGCAACCTGCAAGCCGATGCATCCGCCATCCTGGTTGGCACGCAGATGCTCGCCAAGGGGCACGACCTGCCCAATCTGACCCTGGTTGCCATTGTCGGCGTGGATGAAGGTTTGCTCAGCGTGGACTTCCGCGCAGGCGAACGCCTTGCACAACTAGTAGTGCAAGTCGCGGGCCGTGCCGGCCGTGCGCGTAAACCTGGCCGCGTGCTGCTGCAGACGCATCATCCCGATCATCCGCTGTTGCATAGCCTGCTATCGCAAGGCTACGCCACGGCGGCAAAGGAACTGCTGGCCGAACGCCGCCAAACCGGCTTGCCGCCCTATGGGCATCAAGTGCTGCTGCGTTGCGACGCGCACCAGCGCGCCGTGGTGGATGCTTTTCTCAGCGAAGCACGTGGAGCGCTGCCCGATACCGGAACCTTGCAAATCGCCGGGCCGATGCCCGCACCCATGCCCCTGCGTGCAGGACGCCAACGCGGGCAGCTATGGATTGAATCCAGCAGTCGACGCCATCTGCACGCCACCATGCGACCTTGGGCGATGCAACTTTCGCAACTGCCCAGCGCACGCAAAGTGCGCTGGTCGCTGGATGTTGATCCGGTCGATTTGTACTGA
- a CDS encoding MATE family efflux transporter produces the protein MTPFRLDRARASREIGDTVRLALPLILAQLAAVGSNVIDAVLAGHVSAHVLGAVAVGTSIWTLAIVLGIGMMMAVPPSISQLDGAGRRHEAGGVFRQAIWLALGMGVVLWFAVRHAEPLIKLIGVKPGLYINVGEFLRAISWGAPALTCYFALRGLSEGLSMTRPSMYFSLGGLLLLVPLGYIFMFGKLGLPPQGARGCGIATATVLWIEMMAFAIYVACHRNYRGLGIFDHFEWPNPRRIGALIHIGLPMAITLLAEAGLFVAAALLIGTMGEDLVAAHQVALNVAALFFMVPLGLAMAITVRVGNAVGRNDASGVRYAGFCGIGLTLVTQLVSAGFMLGVPHLIASLYTRDQTVIALASQLLVLAGLFQFSDGIQVASNGALRGLKDTRVPMAITLFAYWLVGMPVGWWLAFHMGLGARGIWMGLIAGLTIAAVLLFTRFWRSSRRHQPNTFGPVAPAATDVTILS, from the coding sequence ATGACCCCGTTCCGTCTCGACCGCGCCAGAGCGTCGCGGGAGATAGGCGACACTGTACGCCTTGCCTTGCCGCTGATTCTGGCCCAGCTCGCCGCCGTTGGCAGCAACGTGATCGATGCTGTGCTGGCCGGTCATGTGAGCGCGCATGTGCTTGGTGCGGTAGCGGTAGGCACCAGTATCTGGACGCTGGCCATCGTGCTGGGGATCGGCATGATGATGGCGGTGCCACCATCCATCTCGCAGCTCGATGGCGCTGGCCGCCGGCACGAGGCGGGCGGGGTATTCCGTCAGGCGATCTGGCTGGCGCTGGGCATGGGCGTGGTGCTGTGGTTCGCGGTGCGTCATGCTGAGCCGTTGATCAAATTGATCGGTGTCAAGCCGGGTCTTTATATCAACGTGGGCGAATTCCTGCGCGCCATTAGCTGGGGTGCGCCCGCGCTGACCTGCTACTTTGCGCTGCGCGGTTTATCCGAGGGTTTGTCGATGACGCGGCCGTCGATGTATTTCAGCCTGGGCGGCCTGCTGCTGCTGGTGCCGCTGGGCTACATCTTCATGTTCGGCAAGCTGGGTTTGCCGCCGCAGGGTGCGCGGGGATGCGGCATTGCCACGGCCACCGTGCTGTGGATCGAGATGATGGCTTTCGCCATCTATGTGGCCTGTCATCGCAATTATCGCGGGCTGGGCATCTTCGATCATTTCGAGTGGCCGAACCCGCGGCGCATCGGTGCACTGATACATATCGGCCTACCGATGGCGATTACCCTGCTAGCGGAAGCTGGCTTGTTCGTGGCGGCGGCCTTGCTGATCGGTACCATGGGTGAAGACCTTGTCGCCGCTCACCAGGTAGCCCTGAATGTCGCCGCGCTGTTTTTCATGGTTCCGCTGGGGCTGGCGATGGCCATCACTGTGCGGGTGGGTAATGCGGTCGGGCGCAATGATGCATCGGGCGTTCGCTATGCCGGCTTTTGCGGCATCGGCCTGACTTTGGTGACCCAGCTTGTATCGGCGGGCTTCATGCTGGGCGTGCCACATCTCATTGCCTCGCTTTATACTCGCGACCAGACCGTGATCGCGCTAGCTTCCCAGTTGCTGGTGCTGGCCGGTCTATTTCAGTTTTCCGATGGCATCCAGGTGGCTTCCAATGGCGCTTTGCGTGGCCTGAAAGATACGCGGGTGCCCATGGCGATTACCTTGTTCGCCTATTGGCTGGTGGGCATGCCGGTGGGATGGTGGCTGGCGTTCCACATGGGCCTGGGCGCGCGGGGTATCTGGATGGGTCTGATCGCTGGACTGACCATCGCGGCGGTGCTGCTGTTCACGCGGTTCTGGCGCAGTTCGCGCCGGCATCAACCCAATACGTTTGGCCCTGTTGCACCGGCGGCCACGGATGTCACGATTCTCTCATGA
- the sppA gene encoding signal peptide peptidase SppA — protein sequence MTTPPPLRQSRQPNGFWAFLRVFGRGINVVRLVLINLVFFGFLCLFLLLIIGVGAAKYGSDIQDNSVLVLKPEGRLVEQYSINPMQRALSKLSGNEPKEMQLRDLIGAIDAAAKDSRITRIVLDPGELQSSGFAALTEVGAALDRFRAAGKPVVVWAASLDQYQYLLAAHADRILLDPQGGLLISGLANYRLFYKGLLDKLGVNVYLFRVGQFKSAAEPFILDHASPESKEADSYWMGDLWDGYIATIAKLRKLDPTEVRADINDLPDRISSTQGDLAKLALDEHLIDGLATREELIEMLRSQGVPVGKEGHGFRGVNLDRYMANMPSRNKLTGSGVTIVVAEGEISAGEQSAGSIGGESTAALIRNARQDKRTKALVLRVNSPGGEVYAAEEIRREVEQTRKAGIPVVVSMGDVAASGGYWISMNADKIYAEPNTITGSIGIFGMYYTIPNTLAKFGISSDGVGTTPLAGAFDISRPLDPKMGSVIQSVINKGYHDFVVGVAQARGKDYSAIDAIAQGRVWTGAQAMQRGLIDQLGGLGTAIDEAADLAHLGKDYSVHYQEQPMGTFERFVTSFGQNAVVSSLQSHGLRLPAWFAQWPMLVPELQMLRMSQAGQPNVYSYCFCSPH from the coding sequence ATGACGACACCCCCGCCCCTGCGCCAGTCACGGCAACCGAACGGATTTTGGGCCTTCCTGCGCGTATTCGGGCGCGGCATCAACGTGGTCAGGCTGGTTCTGATCAACCTGGTGTTCTTTGGTTTCCTGTGTCTTTTCCTGTTGCTGATCATCGGCGTGGGCGCCGCCAAGTATGGCAGCGATATCCAGGACAACAGCGTGCTGGTGCTGAAGCCGGAAGGGCGGCTGGTGGAGCAATACAGCATCAATCCGATGCAGCGGGCGCTGTCCAAGCTCTCTGGCAATGAACCGAAGGAAATGCAACTGCGCGACCTCATTGGTGCGATCGATGCCGCGGCGAAGGATTCGCGTATCACCCGCATCGTGCTCGACCCGGGTGAGTTGCAAAGCAGTGGTTTTGCTGCGCTGACTGAAGTGGGTGCAGCGCTGGATCGTTTCCGCGCAGCAGGCAAGCCGGTCGTGGTATGGGCAGCAAGCCTGGATCAATACCAGTACCTGCTGGCCGCACATGCCGATCGCATCCTGCTCGACCCGCAGGGCGGTTTGCTGATCTCGGGTCTGGCGAACTATCGATTGTTCTACAAAGGGCTGCTCGACAAGCTGGGCGTGAACGTCTACCTGTTCCGCGTGGGGCAGTTCAAGAGTGCCGCCGAACCGTTTATTCTCGATCACGCGTCGCCGGAATCCAAAGAGGCCGACAGTTACTGGATGGGTGATTTGTGGGACGGCTACATCGCAACGATTGCAAAACTGCGCAAGCTCGATCCCACCGAAGTGCGAGCAGACATCAATGATCTGCCGGATCGCATTTCCAGCACACAGGGCGATCTGGCCAAACTCGCACTGGACGAACATCTGATCGATGGCCTTGCCACCCGCGAAGAACTGATCGAGATGTTGCGTTCCCAAGGCGTCCCAGTAGGCAAGGAGGGTCACGGTTTCCGCGGCGTGAATCTGGATCGCTACATGGCCAACATGCCCAGTCGCAACAAGCTCACCGGTTCAGGTGTCACGATAGTGGTGGCGGAAGGTGAAATTAGCGCGGGCGAGCAGTCGGCCGGCTCGATCGGTGGCGAATCCACCGCGGCGCTGATTCGCAATGCACGCCAAGACAAGCGCACCAAGGCACTAGTGTTGCGTGTGAATTCGCCGGGCGGCGAAGTCTATGCCGCCGAAGAAATCCGGCGCGAAGTGGAACAGACGCGCAAGGCCGGAATTCCCGTGGTGGTGTCGATGGGTGACGTGGCGGCCAGTGGCGGTTACTGGATCTCCATGAATGCCGACAAGATCTATGCCGAACCCAACACCATCACCGGCTCGATCGGCATTTTCGGCATGTATTACACCATTCCCAATACGCTGGCCAAATTCGGCATCAGCAGTGATGGAGTTGGCACAACGCCGCTGGCCGGCGCATTCGATATCAGCCGTCCGCTTGATCCGAAAATGGGCTCGGTGATCCAATCCGTCATCAACAAGGGCTATCACGATTTCGTCGTCGGCGTCGCGCAGGCGCGCGGCAAGGATTACTCGGCGATCGACGCGATCGCGCAAGGACGGGTGTGGACAGGTGCCCAGGCCATGCAGCGCGGCCTGATCGATCAACTTGGCGGGCTCGGCACTGCTATCGATGAAGCGGCTGATCTGGCGCACCTAGGTAAGGATTATTCCGTGCACTACCAGGAACAGCCCATGGGTACGTTTGAGCGCTTCGTGACCAGCTTCGGTCAGAACGCCGTGGTGTCCTCGTTGCAAAGCCATGGCTTAAGGCTGCCAGCCTGGTTTGCACAATGGCCAATGCTGGTGCCGGAGCTGCAGATGCTGCGCATGTCGCAGGCGGGACAGCCGAACGTGTATTCGTACTGCTTCTGCTCGCCGCACTGA
- a CDS encoding SDR family oxidoreductase, whose translation MNNRIDAWQLHDHTALITGASKGIGYAAARELAGLGANLLLVARDEDYLEQVLVELTDDYPGIDVLSFAADVGEAEDRMAVFDWIADLGTPLSILVNNAGGNTPKATLDYQPDEYRTIFELNLFSAYEMCRLAHPYLAQHANAAIINVGSVSGATHVRTGSPYGMSKAALHQLTRNLAAEWAIDGIRVNAVAPWYIRTQRSEPALADADYLDEVLDRTPLRRIGEPEEVAAAIAFLCLPAASYVTGQVLAVDGGFLNYGF comes from the coding sequence ATGAACAATCGCATCGATGCCTGGCAATTGCACGACCACACTGCCTTGATCACTGGCGCCAGCAAGGGCATCGGTTATGCCGCCGCGCGTGAACTGGCCGGGCTGGGTGCCAACTTGCTGCTGGTGGCACGCGATGAAGATTATCTTGAACAAGTTCTGGTAGAGCTGACTGACGACTATCCCGGCATCGACGTGCTGTCTTTCGCCGCGGATGTCGGCGAAGCCGAGGATCGCATGGCCGTGTTCGACTGGATCGCTGATCTGGGCACGCCGCTGTCAATCCTGGTCAACAATGCAGGTGGCAACACACCGAAAGCGACGCTTGACTATCAGCCGGACGAGTACCGCACGATCTTCGAGCTGAATCTTTTTTCCGCCTATGAAATGTGCCGCCTCGCACATCCATACCTGGCACAGCATGCGAATGCGGCGATCATTAATGTGGGATCGGTTTCCGGCGCGACACACGTGCGCACAGGTTCGCCTTATGGGATGAGCAAGGCGGCGCTGCACCAGCTCACACGCAATTTGGCGGCGGAGTGGGCGATCGACGGCATTCGCGTGAATGCCGTCGCTCCGTGGTACATCCGCACGCAGCGTTCCGAGCCGGCGCTGGCCGATGCGGATTATCTGGATGAAGTGCTTGACCGCACACCGTTGCGACGCATTGGCGAACCGGAAGAGGTGGCCGCCGCGATAGCGTTCCTCTGTCTGCCGGCGGCGAGCTATGTCACCGGCCAGGTGCTGGCGGTGGATGGCGGGTTTCTCAACTACGGTTTCTGA